A stretch of the Prochlorococcus marinus str. MIT 0918 genome encodes the following:
- a CDS encoding acyl carrier protein — protein sequence MTLVIKDILDLETLDLEKTMTAEDIDGWDSLAHISIVVAMEKEFKCSFSLGEIKKLNNIGDFVSLVLTKN from the coding sequence ATGACATTAGTCATTAAAGATATTCTAGATCTAGAAACACTTGATTTAGAAAAGACAATGACTGCTGAAGATATTGATGGTTGGGACTCTCTGGCACATATAAGTATTGTTGTAGCCATGGAAAAGGAGTTTAAATGTAGCTTTTCTTTAGGAGAAATAAAGAAATTAAACAATATAGGTGACTTTGTCAGCCTTGTATTAACTAAGAATTGA
- a CDS encoding SDR family NAD(P)-dependent oxidoreductase produces the protein MPKRNLLLIGSSSALGIEYIKIYGLNYEKIICHYRSNNNDLNKIMEGNKTKYIPIKADLNQKQYLDQLIYFLQNLTIDLHEVVFLAAPRNNINRFTKIKWENEFIDNLNIQLGSSIKILQTILPKMVKLKSGKILFILSSVTHNKPPKGMSDYIISKYAVLGLMKSLAAEYAGFGLSINSISPSMLDTDFLENIPTMVKEMEASNHPKGRIGDPSDILPAMEFLLSEKSNFITGQNILINGEG, from the coding sequence ATGCCTAAAAGAAATCTTCTACTCATTGGATCTTCATCAGCATTAGGTATTGAGTATATTAAAATATATGGTTTAAATTATGAAAAGATAATATGCCATTACAGATCTAATAATAATGATTTAAATAAAATCATGGAGGGGAATAAAACTAAGTATATTCCAATCAAAGCTGACTTAAATCAAAAACAATATTTAGATCAATTAATTTATTTTCTTCAAAATCTAACTATAGATCTACATGAAGTTGTTTTTTTAGCTGCACCTCGTAATAATATCAATCGTTTTACCAAAATTAAATGGGAAAATGAATTTATAGATAATTTAAATATTCAACTAGGTTCATCAATTAAGATTTTGCAGACAATACTTCCTAAAATGGTAAAGTTAAAATCAGGGAAAATATTATTTATCCTAAGCTCTGTTACTCATAATAAACCTCCAAAAGGTATGTCAGATTATATAATTTCTAAATATGCAGTTTTAGGATTAATGAAAAGTTTAGCCGCAGAATATGCAGGTTTTGGATTATCAATTAATTCTATCTCTCCATCTATGTTAGATACAGATTTTCTTGAGAATATCCCTACAATGGTTAAAGAAATGGAAGCTTCGAATCACCCAAAAGGCCGCATTGGTGATCCTTCTGATATTTTGCCTGCCATGGAATTCCTTCTCTCAGAGAAATCAAACTTCATAACTGGGCAAAACATACTGATTAATGGAGAAGGCTAG
- a CDS encoding MaoC family dehydratase, with the protein MTIHSLLKEAKLLDFSDLYVGMKDSYQVQITSSMMDSFAEISGDLNQLHINDDYAKSRGYKRRVVYGMLTASLYSSFIGMYLPGAISLIHTLKISFNSPVYINDVLTVSGEIIYKNDSLRILDINTCIINSENNIVSKAKIQAGCHA; encoded by the coding sequence ATGACAATACATTCCTTATTAAAAGAAGCAAAACTTCTTGATTTTTCTGATTTATATGTTGGGATGAAAGATAGTTATCAAGTACAAATTACATCTTCTATGATGGATAGCTTTGCTGAGATTAGTGGAGACTTAAATCAACTACATATTAATGATGACTATGCAAAATCTAGAGGTTATAAACGGAGAGTTGTTTATGGAATGCTAACAGCATCACTATACTCATCATTTATAGGTATGTACTTGCCAGGGGCAATTTCTCTCATACATACTCTAAAGATTAGCTTCAACTCTCCAGTTTATATTAATGATGTACTCACTGTCTCTGGTGAAATAATTTATAAAAATGATTCATTAAGAATCTTAGATATAAATACTTGTATCATTAATAGTGAAAATAATATCGTATCAAAGGCAAAGATTCAAGCAGGATGTCATGCCTAA